Proteins co-encoded in one Pocillopora verrucosa isolate sample1 chromosome 1, ASM3666991v2, whole genome shotgun sequence genomic window:
- the LOC131796401 gene encoding microfibril-associated glycoprotein 4, with translation MKIQLMHVKNDVSIIKARNNTSCKESTETLLREIKETLLEMQNDIASIKENKMLSESRHTCTEVKKNCAELYKSGKTSSGVYTIDLDGHGAFSVFCDQTAAGGGWTVFQKRLDGSVDFYRGWTDYKNGFGNLHGEFWLGLDKIHVFFKIVFICFVNTRLIDRLFCSFANNCIAPWEKFPLLRKLYFFQENAGRFSFSSSWAALCNQGQGQISLCCDLQGSLVVRELPFLYLNGLYHHGAHSSYADGVNWYNWKGYHYSVKKAEMKIRPVQV, from the exons ATGAAGATACAGCTTATGCACGTTAAAAATGATGTCAGCATTATCAAAGCGAGAAACAACACTTCATGTAAAG AATCTACAGAAACTCTCCTtagagaaataaaagaaacacttCTCGAAATGCAAAACGACATTGCttctatcaaagaaaacaagatgCTCAGTGAATCTCGACACACCTGTACTGAAG TTAAGAAGAACTGtgctgagctgtacaaatcTGGTAAAACAAGTAGCGGTGTTTATACGATTGACCTTGATGGTCACGGTGCCTTTAGTGTCTTCTGTGACCAAACGGCAGCCGGTGGGGGGTGGACAGTGTTTCAGAAGAGACTGGATGGCTCGGTTGACTTCTATCGCGGCTGGACCGATTACAAAAATGGCTTTGGTAATCTGCATGGTGAATTTTGGCTGGGACTGGACAAGATACACGTCTT cttcaaaattgtttttatctgTTTCGTGAACACCAGATTAATCGATAGGCTCTTTTGTAGCTTTGCAAATAATTGCATAGCACCATGGGAAAAATTCCCTCTACTTCGAAAACTTTACTTTTTCCAGGAAAATGCGGGGCGATTCTCTTTCTCGTCATCGTGGGCAGCCCTTTGCAACCAAGGACAAGGACAGATATCGCTGTGCTGTGACCTACAAGGGAGCCTGGTGGTAAGAGAGCTGCCCTTCCTCTACCTGAATGGACTATACCATCACGGAGCGCACTCATCTTATGCCGACGGAGTCAACTGGTATAACTGGAAAGGATATCACTACTCCGTCAAGAAagctgaaatgaaaatcagaccggtgcaagtttga